The nucleotide window TAAAACAGCTGATGATAACTACAAAAATTTAAACCAGGAGTGAAATCCATTGTTCACATTACTAGTCATAATCGTTATTATTTGGTTCATATCTTCAGCGGGGGGCAGCTCTGGCTCCAGCAGCAGTAGCAACAGCAACAATAATAGCTACTCAAGCAGCAGTTACAATAGTAATGGGAATACCGGCCGCACTTCATCAACATCAACATCAAAATATGCAAAAGAATATAAATGTACAAAATGCCAGCATATTCATTATTCCCAGCAAAGCCATTGTGAAAAATGCGGTTGGGAAATTTCTAAGAAACATATACATTTCAGTGCGAATCTTACTGGGGTTACATACGAAGGTCGTCAGGGGATTATTGCCCAAACAGAGGAATGGGATCAAATCACACTAAAACGTGATAAGAACAACCAGCATGACCGTAACGCAGTCGGGGTATATAATTCGAATGGCAGAAGTCTTGGCTGGGTGCCAAAAGGCTATGCTTCCAATATCGCCCCGCAAATGGATAAAGGAATCACATTGTATGCAGAAATTAAAAAAATTGTTGGTGGAAACGGCTATAATTATGGAATTGAAGTCAGGATTTCTAACGATCTTTCTAAAATGAAAAAGGAAAACTCATCATCAATGCCGAAAACTACACCATCAAAACCGGTGGCTCAACCATCTTATAATTCAATGAATCAGAGAAATCACAAAGGAAATGGTGCTGTTGCCACTGCCATTAAGATTCCGGCTGCTGTAAACATTAAAAATCATGAATCGGTCTACCTTGATTCAATTCTGTTGAGACAATCAAATGCAGAGTCACGAGATGAAGTTCTTATGGTAGTTACTGATTTTGAAAAGTATAAAAAGGCTGCTTTACCTTATATGAATAGGCAAAGGATCACGGACTTGCTTGTCAATGATTTAGAGGGCGTCTTCGATAATACTATCATGCTAGCCGGCGGCAGAGAATCCAATTTTGTCCATCGTCATTACAAAGCGATTTTAATTCAGTTGGCCTACCAATTAGGTTTCCTTATTGACCGGATCCTGCCAGAAACTGCCCATGCCAGATATGCACAAAATAAGATGAATTGGCTTAGTACAATGGATGTCAGGTTAGAAACTAAATTACTTCAAGGATTTTTTAATAAACATGTCATAGTGAATGGTGAATCGCCAATCATTTATGACTCAACACAAGGCAGCCAGGTACGGTTATGGGACATTGATGAAATTACATATGTTCTGTCTAATGTCACTGAACTGGGACAAAAGTTTAAGAGATATATTGAAATGAATTAGCGGATAGACAAAGAATCTTCCTCAGGAGATATCTTGTCTTATCAGAATCATCAGGAGGGATTAAATATGTTTGAGGATGACTATGATGAATACGACTATGCAGAAGAATATGAACCAGATCCCTATGAAGATGAATTAAACAGACAATACAATAAGGTGAAGAATGAGTTTATTCTAAGCTATATTAGTAAACCGGTTGATCGCCTCACATTCCATCTTTTAAAGGATATATATAAAGATTTAAAAAATATTCCTTACGAGCAATCAAGTTTAAGAAATTCTTTCATAAAGGATACTGTTGGTCAAATACAAAACCAGTCCTTTAAAAAGAAGTTCTTGACTGAGGCTTTTCTTTACCAATTCAGAAACACGAATCTAAATTTAAATCCTGGAGAAAGTTTAAAAATTATTTATGAGGATGATACTTTTAATCTTTCAAAATTGTTCTATGAAAATGGCCATTATCCTTTTGTCATGAAATTTATCCTGGAGACAGTCAGCAGGGCGGAAAAGAA belongs to Mesobacillus subterraneus and includes:
- a CDS encoding HIRAN domain-containing protein — its product is MFTLLVIIVIIWFISSAGGSSGSSSSSNSNNNSYSSSSYNSNGNTGRTSSTSTSKYAKEYKCTKCQHIHYSQQSHCEKCGWEISKKHIHFSANLTGVTYEGRQGIIAQTEEWDQITLKRDKNNQHDRNAVGVYNSNGRSLGWVPKGYASNIAPQMDKGITLYAEIKKIVGGNGYNYGIEVRISNDLSKMKKENSSSMPKTTPSKPVAQPSYNSMNQRNHKGNGAVATAIKIPAAVNIKNHESVYLDSILLRQSNAESRDEVLMVVTDFEKYKKAALPYMNRQRITDLLVNDLEGVFDNTIMLAGGRESNFVHRHYKAILIQLAYQLGFLIDRILPETAHARYAQNKMNWLSTMDVRLETKLLQGFFNKHVIVNGESPIIYDSTQGSQVRLWDIDEITYVLSNVTELGQKFKRYIEMN